The DNA sequence TCACGGTACCCGATGCCGTCGCTTTTGCAACCTCGGTCAGATCGAGCGAGCCCGTCGCACCATACAGCATCGAGATCCCATACAGCAGGAAGCCGGATGCCAACGCACCAAGAATAAAATACTTCATCGATGCTTCTGTAGAAACCGAGTGGCCGCGACGAAGCGCCACCAACGCATACAGTGAGAGGGACATCAGCTCCAGACCAAGGTAGATGATCAGGAAATTATTCCCAGAGATCATGACCATCTGGCCGAGCAGCGAAAACAGCGCAAGGACGTAGAACTCGCCACCCAGTGAGCCGCCAAGCATGCCACGCTCGCTAGCATATTGACGGGAATAAATCAGCGTCATGCCAACCGCGATGTACGAGAAGAGCTTGAGCAAACCCGACATCGGATCCGACACGAACATATTGTTGAACGTGTATACGGTCGGGCCGAAGTCATTCGTCGTCAATACGGCGCAAATGACCAGGGCACCAATGCTCAGTGCATAGGTAATGTTCCGTTTTGCCTCACTCAGGAACATATCGATCAGCAGGATTGCCGACGTCGCAATGAGGAGAAAAATTTCCGGATAAACCGGGATCAAATTCGTGTTGTTCATGTTGTCGTCGCTAAATTGCGTCCACGTATACGTTCACTACTTCAGTGCGCTTTCGATACAGCGACATGCTGGAGCAGGTCGGCAACGGAGGTTTGCATCACGTCGGTGAACGGCGCCGGGTACAGGCCCATCGCCAGCACTGCGACTGCAAGCAGACCAAGCATAAAGAATTCGCGCATGTTCAGATCCTTCAGTTCGGCGACATGCTTGTTGCCGACTGCACCGAACACGACCCGCTTGACCAGCCACAGCGAATAGGCTGCGCCGAAGATCAAGGCAGTCGCCGCCAGGAGGCCAATCCAGAAGTTGTACTTCACCGCTCCCAGGATCACCATGAACTCGCCGACGAAGCCTGAAGTCGCCGGCAGGCCGCAGTTAGCGAGGGAAAACAGGACAAACAGCGCCGCGAAGCGCGGCATGGTGTTGACCACACCGCCGTAATCGGCGATCTGGCGCGAGTGCATGCGGTCGTACAGTACGCCGATGCACAGGAACATCGCACCGGACACAAAGCCGTGCGAAATCATTTGCACGATGCCGCCCTGCACTGCCATGTCATTGAACATGAAGAAACCGAGGGTAACAAAGCCCATGTGCGCGATCGATGAATATGCGACCAGCTTCTTCATATCCGCCTGCACCAACGCTACCAAACCGATGTAGATCACGGCGATCAGCGACAATGCGATGACGAAGCCTGCCAGCGAATGGCTCGCATCTGGCGCGATCGGCAGCGAGAACCGCAGGAAGCCGTAAGCACCCAGCTTCAGCATGATCGCAGCCAGCACCACGGAGCCGCCGGTCGGCGCTTCCACGTGTGCGTCCGGCAGCCAAGTGTGTACCGGCCACATTGGTACCTTCACCGCAAACGCCATCATGAAAGCAATGAAGATCAGGATCTGCGCATTCAGCGGCAGCGGCAGCTTGTGCCATACCAGAATATCGAAGCTGCCACCCGATTTGAAGTACAGGTACAACACCG is a window from the Noviherbaspirillum sp. UKPF54 genome containing:
- a CDS encoding NADH-quinone oxidoreductase subunit M, with protein sequence MMQSTFPLLSLAIWCPIAFGLFVLAFGRDDNPGLVRGVSLLGSVISFLVTLPLIQNFDKAAHGMQFIEKAAWIDRFNINYFLGIDGISVWFILLTAFITVIVVIAGWEVIEKRVAQYMGAFLILSGLMIGVFCALDGLLFYVFFEATLIPMFIIIGVWGGPNRVYAAIKFFLYTLLGSLLTLVAVLYLYFKSGGSFDILVWHKLPLPLNAQILIFIAFMMAFAVKVPMWPVHTWLPDAHVEAPTGGSVVLAAIMLKLGAYGFLRFSLPIAPDASHSLAGFVIALSLIAVIYIGLVALVQADMKKLVAYSSIAHMGFVTLGFFMFNDMAVQGGIVQMISHGFVSGAMFLCIGVLYDRMHSRQIADYGGVVNTMPRFAALFVLFSLANCGLPATSGFVGEFMVILGAVKYNFWIGLLAATALIFGAAYSLWLVKRVVFGAVGNKHVAELKDLNMREFFMLGLLAVAVLAMGLYPAPFTDVMQTSVADLLQHVAVSKAH